One part of the Tolypothrix sp. NIES-4075 genome encodes these proteins:
- a CDS encoding DUF4142 domain-containing protein translates to MQNQRKTIQKIIGGFLGVASASVFIIPGLAQANTSKQSIIAQTSSPGGTMSAPTTNSSPNSNPSTSNLDTEFITKAAQSDMTEIQTSKLALQKSRNKSVRDFAQQMIKQHTESSRELKPIAMSKKVMLPKDIGPENTALLTSLKKVSGSQFDQAYMQGQVQAHTNTLAEYQKYLDQGQDPQLKAFASKISPLVAQHLQMAQKMVATR, encoded by the coding sequence ATGCAAAATCAGAGAAAAACGATTCAAAAAATTATTGGCGGCTTTTTAGGAGTTGCTAGCGCTAGTGTCTTCATTATACCAGGACTAGCACAAGCAAACACTTCCAAGCAGTCTATTATCGCCCAGACGAGTTCTCCTGGCGGCACTATGTCTGCTCCAACTACAAATTCTAGTCCAAATTCTAATCCTTCAACTAGTAATCTTGACACAGAATTTATCACCAAAGCGGCGCAAAGTGACATGACTGAAATCCAGACAAGTAAACTGGCACTGCAAAAGTCTAGAAACAAATCTGTGAGAGACTTTGCCCAACAGATGATTAAACAGCATACCGAATCGAGCAGAGAACTCAAGCCGATCGCGATGTCCAAAAAGGTTATGCTGCCAAAGGATATTGGTCCTGAGAATACAGCTTTGCTAACAAGCTTGAAAAAGGTAAGTGGTTCACAGTTTGACCAAGCTTACATGCAAGGACAAGTTCAAGCTCATACCAATACTCTGGCTGAGTATCAAAAATATCTCGATCAGGGACAAGATCCACAGTTAAAGGCTTTTGCAAGTAAGATTTCACCGCTAGTTGCCCAACACCTGCAAATGGCTCAGAAGATGGTAGCTACTCGTTAA
- a CDS encoding thioredoxin family protein: MNKNLLRRRQLLYYFGIGAMLSGCGKPIIDLASQKTDSSTSLNNNPSNSSPATVVAAQSSDTKALPEFQGISQWLNSAPLTTQDLKGKVVLIHIWTFACINCQRTIPYVVRWHEQYASQGLKVIGVHTPEFGYERDVNNVKRALKQHKITYPVPIDNDYKTWKAYNNEYWPHLFLADRQGFLQYDHIGEGAYDKTEQKIRQLLG, encoded by the coding sequence ATGAATAAGAACCTTTTGCGACGACGCCAGTTGCTTTATTACTTTGGGATTGGAGCTATGCTAAGTGGGTGTGGAAAACCAATCATTGACTTAGCTTCACAAAAAACTGATAGCTCTACTTCTTTAAATAATAATCCGAGCAACTCATCTCCAGCAACTGTTGTTGCGGCACAGTCTTCAGATACTAAGGCTTTGCCAGAATTTCAGGGCATAAGTCAATGGCTGAATTCTGCCCCTTTAACGACTCAAGACTTGAAAGGAAAAGTTGTATTAATTCACATTTGGACTTTTGCGTGCATCAATTGTCAGCGGACTATTCCTTATGTTGTTCGTTGGCATGAACAATATGCTAGTCAAGGACTCAAGGTGATAGGAGTTCATACTCCTGAGTTTGGATACGAGCGGGATGTAAACAATGTCAAAAGAGCATTGAAACAACACAAAATTACTTATCCGGTTCCCATCGATAACGATTATAAAACTTGGAAAGCCTATAACAACGAGTATTGGCCTCATCTATTTTTGGCAGATCGTCAGGGGTTCCTGCAATATGACCATATAGGGGAAGGAGCTTACGATAAAACTGAGCAGAAAATCCGTCAGTTATTAGGATAA
- a CDS encoding TIGR03943 family putative permease subunit, with amino-acid sequence MTTQNRKPKKTNLLLPWLDVIAIAAWGILLLKYWLTGKLNLLIHPNYFWLAIASGISLLIVAFFRAQELWRRRRRDIIPTAEHINFFPPGWGSALVLTAAIIGLIFTPRVFASDQALQRDVSDLLGTARIKPQAFRASILPEQRSLVDWVRELNVYPEPDRYSGQKVKVQGFVIHPASLQKDYLFLGKFVLTCCAADAYPVGLPVKLTPNSEQYTPDTWLEVEGQMATETLSGKRQLTIAASSIKKIPQPKDPYSY; translated from the coding sequence ATGACCACCCAAAATCGAAAACCTAAAAAAACAAATTTGTTACTTCCTTGGCTGGATGTTATAGCAATTGCAGCTTGGGGAATTTTATTGTTGAAATACTGGCTGACTGGCAAGCTAAATTTGTTAATTCATCCGAATTATTTTTGGTTAGCGATCGCCAGCGGTATCAGCTTGCTTATTGTCGCTTTTTTCAGAGCGCAAGAACTGTGGCGGCGACGACGGCGTGATATTATACCCACTGCCGAGCATATAAATTTCTTTCCCCCTGGTTGGGGTAGTGCTTTGGTATTAACAGCGGCAATTATTGGATTAATTTTTACACCGCGAGTCTTTGCTAGCGATCAAGCACTGCAACGCGATGTCAGTGATTTATTGGGAACAGCCCGCATCAAACCCCAAGCATTTCGTGCTTCTATTTTGCCAGAACAGCGATCGCTTGTAGACTGGGTACGCGAACTCAATGTTTATCCAGAGCCAGATAGATATTCGGGACAAAAAGTCAAAGTGCAAGGATTTGTGATTCACCCGGCTTCTTTACAAAAAGATTATTTGTTCTTGGGGAAATTTGTTCTGACTTGCTGTGCCGCAGACGCTTATCCTGTAGGATTACCCGTCAAATTAACTCCAAATAGTGAACAATACACACCTGATACCTGGCTAGAAGTAGAAGGACAAATGGCAACAGAAACACTGTCCGGCAAACGCCAACTCACCATCGCTGCCAGTTCCATTAAAAAAATTCCCCAACCAAAAGACCCGTATAGTTATTAG
- a CDS encoding HEAT repeat domain-containing protein: MGNSTLPRFFAVIALSFSCLSLSVLPISKGWTQDVSSSEINSYIEKLGSDNFCESQKAFEGLYKLGSKAVPDLVKALQNKNPKFRSSAAFALGIIGEKTETASAVPALIQALKNDKEADVRKDAAEALGRIGEKAASAVPALIQALKNDKEANVRLFAASGLRGIGKEAASAVPALAEALKSDKEPDVRSIAVEALGRIGEKAASAVPTLTEALKNDNEADLHSSAAEALGRIGEKAASAVPTLTEALKNDKEADVRLSAADALGSIGEKAASAVPALIEALKDNGVASYDNSKVKDYAISGLGHIAESYQDNASKLSSTDLDKAISNLGKALKTADDLKDNFTDEQKAPLHRSLYLLKKEKDSRFFDRTLEWMVKHPWVTGALIYIIFIPSLWFALLRLRPLWLLHINNVLKPFSSFKLPDILGGGTLPIRTLLFIEFFNYRPRVLDAWVVAHIDSAKEGFGKKKTVSDRFVHVPIPVILDKNNLAHLTGKDLQPTFDKKRATLLLWGEGGAGKTSLACQLAMWAMSDDANQRISQHKMLPVLIEQELDFDVAAGEEPLTEAICGQLQALIGEAEPIAEELLAHLLRQRRILVIVDHLSEMSEATRKQIRPGDPDFTANALIVTSRLEEKLDEIPKTTIKPLRVAGDRLSSFMEAYLTQRGKRNLFDDPEYFDACRRLSLMVGRRNITVLLAKLYAEQMIATKEGTAIDLPNNIPDLMLAYLNELNRGAAENEPDNRTVQRDAKAIAWECLKQTFRPTTAILNDVLAALDAHDHPEARLEHLKKRLHLIDIIGSAEDKIRFALDPLAEYLAGLYLLDSYGNDKTSWQNFLTQAEATSDIELIKGFLLAIQDCYLAKGAEAQIPDFVAKKLATLTGLVPQPTKQTQLVAKAVSC; this comes from the coding sequence ATGGGCAACAGCACGCTTCCGAGATTTTTCGCAGTTATAGCGCTTTCTTTTTCGTGCCTTTCATTGTCTGTGCTGCCGATAAGCAAAGGATGGACGCAAGATGTCAGCAGTAGCGAGATTAATTCTTATATTGAGAAGTTGGGGAGCGATAATTTTTGTGAATCCCAAAAAGCCTTTGAAGGCTTGTATAAACTTGGCTCAAAAGCTGTTCCCGATTTAGTTAAAGCGTTGCAGAACAAGAACCCGAAATTTCGCTCAAGTGCTGCCTTTGCTTTGGGAATCATTGGGGAAAAAACAGAAACAGCATCGGCAGTTCCCGCACTTATTCAAGCTTTGAAGAATGATAAGGAGGCAGATGTTCGTAAAGATGCTGCCGAAGCCTTGGGAAGGATTGGTGAAAAAGCAGCATCGGCAGTTCCCGCACTTATTCAAGCTTTGAAGAATGATAAGGAAGCAAATGTTCGCTTATTTGCTGCCTCTGGCTTGAGAGGTATTGGGAAAGAAGCAGCATCGGCAGTTCCCGCACTTGCTGAAGCTTTGAAGAGTGATAAGGAACCAGATGTTCGCTCAATTGCTGTCGAAGCCTTGGGAAGGATTGGTGAAAAAGCAGCATCAGCAGTTCCCACACTTACTGAAGCTTTGAAGAATGACAACGAGGCAGATCTTCACTCAAGTGCTGCCGAAGCCTTGGGAAGGATTGGTGAAAAAGCAGCATCGGCAGTTCCCACACTTACTGAAGCTTTGAAGAATGACAAGGAGGCAGATGTTCGGTTATCTGCTGCCGATGCTTTGGGAAGCATTGGTGAAAAAGCAGCATCGGCAGTTCCCGCGCTTATTGAAGCTTTGAAAGATAATGGTGTTGCTTCTTACGATAATTCTAAGGTTAAAGATTATGCTATTTCAGGTTTGGGACATATTGCTGAAAGCTACCAAGATAATGCGAGTAAGCTATCCAGCACAGATTTAGACAAAGCCATATCTAACTTAGGAAAAGCTCTAAAAACTGCGGATGACCTCAAAGATAATTTTACAGACGAACAAAAAGCACCTTTACACCGATCGCTCTATCTCCTGAAAAAAGAAAAAGACTCTCGCTTCTTCGATCGCACTTTAGAATGGATGGTTAAACATCCTTGGGTAACAGGTGCGCTAATTTACATTATATTTATCCCCTCTCTCTGGTTCGCACTTCTGCGCTTGCGTCCTTTGTGGCTTTTACACATCAACAACGTCCTGAAACCATTCTCCAGCTTTAAATTACCTGATATCCTGGGTGGGGGAACTTTACCTATCCGCACCTTACTATTTATTGAATTTTTTAATTATCGTCCTAGAGTGCTTGATGCTTGGGTTGTTGCACACATCGACTCGGCTAAAGAGGGATTTGGTAAGAAGAAAACGGTAAGCGATCGCTTTGTTCACGTCCCGATTCCCGTTATTCTAGATAAAAATAACCTCGCTCACCTCACCGGAAAAGATTTACAACCAACTTTCGATAAAAAACGCGCAACTTTACTACTTTGGGGGGAAGGTGGAGCAGGTAAAACTAGTTTGGCTTGTCAGTTGGCAATGTGGGCAATGTCTGACGATGCAAATCAACGCATCAGTCAACATAAAATGCTGCCAGTTTTAATAGAACAAGAATTAGACTTTGATGTGGCAGCAGGGGAAGAACCTTTAACAGAAGCTATTTGCGGACAACTTCAAGCTTTAATTGGGGAAGCAGAACCGATCGCTGAAGAATTACTCGCACATCTGCTGCGGCAACGGCGTATTCTAGTAATTGTGGATCACTTATCGGAAATGAGCGAAGCCACACGCAAGCAAATTCGCCCAGGAGATCCAGATTTTACAGCGAATGCGTTAATTGTGACTTCCCGACTTGAGGAAAAGCTGGACGAAATACCGAAAACCACAATTAAACCGTTGCGGGTTGCAGGCGATCGCCTATCATCTTTTATGGAAGCATACTTAACGCAGCGAGGCAAGCGTAATTTATTCGACGATCCAGAATATTTTGATGCATGTCGTCGTCTTTCTTTAATGGTAGGGCGACGCAACATCACAGTGTTGCTGGCAAAACTTTACGCAGAACAGATGATTGCCACTAAAGAAGGTACAGCGATTGATTTACCGAATAATATACCCGATTTGATGCTAGCCTACCTGAACGAACTCAACCGAGGTGCAGCCGAAAACGAACCAGATAATCGTACCGTACAACGAGATGCGAAGGCGATCGCCTGGGAATGTCTCAAGCAAACTTTTCGTCCCACAACTGCCATACTTAATGATGTTTTAGCTGCACTCGATGCTCATGATCACCCCGAAGCACGTCTAGAACATCTAAAAAAACGCTTGCACCTAATTGACATTATCGGTTCCGCAGAAGATAAAATTCGCTTTGCCCTCGATCCCCTAGCAGAATATCTCGCCGGCTTATACCTGCTAGACTCTTACGGAAATGATAAAACCTCCTGGCAGAATTTTCTCACTCAAGCCGAAGCCACATCAGATATTGAGTTAATCAAAGGTTTTTTGTTAGCAATACAGGATTGTTATTTAGCAAAAGGTGCAGAAGCACAAATTCCCGACTTCGTAGCAAAAAAACTTGCAACCCTAACAGGTTTAGTTCCGCAACCAACTAAACAAACTCAACTTGTTGCGAAAGCGGTTAGTTGTTAG
- a CDS encoding sensor histidine kinase, translating into MEQEFSSQISPPLLSEGSDRDLGIESTLQELPLYNFGVEISCTGTEVAEYFEKYPLLPGAILLDRGKFIGMISRRRLLEFLIRPHGQELFFTKPLNVLYSYARTGILLLPDSTPILSAMQIALRRSPELLAEPVIVKTAPDIYRLLDIQELGIASWQIRGIETQVRYERSQAQMIQNEKMASLGRLVDGVAHEILDPVGFIWGNLTYVSNYSQGLLKLIQAYDKELPLASTEIIDIKEDIEFDFLEQDLSKALKSIRTGAERLKKLVTSLQNFCHIDEIYPKPADLHACINSILLLINSRIKGEIEIVKHYGNLPPVYCFVGQLSQVLMNLLSQAVDALLDEAVRQQFNPNTNHKPKIEITTEVISQEATKSDAPDSRWVCIRIADNGPGISQELQQQIIESFSVEKRADKETSLAVSYQIITARHGGKFNFTSQVSVGTEFEILLPLV; encoded by the coding sequence GTGGAACAGGAATTCAGTTCGCAAATATCACCACCATTATTATCTGAGGGTAGCGATCGCGATCTCGGTATAGAATCGACTCTCCAAGAACTACCACTATACAACTTCGGCGTGGAAATTAGCTGTACTGGCACAGAAGTTGCTGAATACTTTGAAAAATACCCACTGCTACCTGGAGCAATTTTATTAGATCGGGGAAAATTTATTGGTATGATTTCCCGACGACGACTGCTGGAATTTTTGATTCGTCCCCACGGACAAGAGTTATTTTTTACTAAGCCGCTAAATGTTCTCTACAGCTATGCTCGTACAGGCATTTTGCTACTTCCTGATAGTACGCCGATTTTGAGCGCGATGCAAATCGCATTAAGGCGATCGCCCGAACTTTTGGCTGAACCAGTCATCGTCAAAACAGCACCTGATATTTACAGATTATTAGATATACAAGAATTGGGCATTGCCTCTTGGCAAATTCGCGGAATAGAAACTCAGGTGCGCTATGAACGCAGCCAAGCTCAAATGATTCAAAATGAGAAAATGGCGAGTTTGGGACGTTTAGTAGACGGGGTAGCACACGAAATTTTAGATCCCGTGGGTTTTATTTGGGGTAACTTAACTTATGTCTCAAATTACAGCCAAGGCTTGCTCAAATTAATACAAGCTTACGACAAAGAGTTACCATTAGCTTCTACAGAAATAATCGATATTAAAGAAGATATTGAATTTGATTTTTTAGAACAAGATTTATCAAAAGCGCTCAAGAGTATCCGCACCGGTGCAGAAAGATTAAAAAAACTTGTTACCAGCTTGCAAAATTTTTGTCACATCGACGAAATTTATCCAAAACCAGCAGATTTACACGCTTGCATAAATAGTATTTTATTGTTAATTAACAGCCGAATTAAAGGAGAAATTGAAATTGTCAAACATTATGGAAATTTACCCCCAGTGTATTGCTTTGTAGGGCAATTGAGCCAGGTATTGATGAATCTTTTGAGTCAAGCTGTTGATGCATTGCTTGATGAAGCTGTACGACAGCAGTTCAATCCCAATACAAATCACAAACCAAAAATTGAAATTACTACAGAAGTTATTTCACAGGAAGCAACGAAATCTGACGCACCAGATTCTCGCTGGGTTTGCATTCGCATCGCTGATAATGGTCCCGGAATATCTCAAGAGTTACAACAGCAAATTATAGAATCTTTTTCTGTAGAAAAACGCGCTGATAAAGAAACTAGTTTGGCAGTGAGTTATCAAATTATCACAGCAAGACATGGAGGTAAATTTAATTTTACCTCCCAAGTTAGCGTCGGTACAGAATTTGAAATCCTTCTACCTTTAGTTTGA
- a CDS encoding cytochrome b/b6 domain-containing protein, with product MTASTASKKSRPKPQPNQALLAKIFHWVNIIALLLMITSGLQIYNANPVFGGRGGWHFPSLFLLGGWLGAGRHWHFAAMWLFALNLLWYGLYIFITQRWKRRFVAVNDLKALQTSKNPKRIIYVWHRLAYTVIIPILLLAILSGIGMYKPAQFHWIVGILGSWQALRVLHFLTIPIVVIFVIFHSWLGLKAGGYRLIQSMFW from the coding sequence ATGACTGCCTCTACTGCTTCCAAAAAATCACGACCTAAACCACAACCAAATCAGGCTCTCCTAGCCAAGATATTTCACTGGGTCAACATCATTGCTTTGTTGTTAATGATTACCAGTGGACTACAGATTTATAATGCTAACCCGGTTTTTGGTGGACGTGGGGGTTGGCATTTTCCATCCCTATTTTTGCTAGGAGGATGGTTAGGTGCGGGTAGACACTGGCATTTTGCGGCTATGTGGCTGTTTGCGCTAAATTTACTTTGGTATGGGCTATACATTTTTATTACGCAACGTTGGAAGCGTCGCTTTGTTGCTGTTAATGACTTGAAAGCACTGCAAACGAGTAAAAACCCAAAACGCATAATCTATGTTTGGCATCGATTAGCGTACACTGTTATCATTCCGATTCTTTTGCTTGCTATACTCAGCGGCATCGGCATGTATAAACCTGCTCAGTTCCATTGGATAGTTGGCATTCTCGGTAGTTGGCAAGCTTTGCGAGTACTTCACTTTCTAACCATCCCTATAGTAGTTATATTTGTGATTTTCCACTCCTGGTTAGGATTGAAAGCGGGGGGTTATCGATTGATTCAATCAATGTTCTGGTAA
- a CDS encoding class I SAM-dependent methyltransferase, with the protein MDSNPTLCKIISSRIASSPQRRITFAEYMDIALYHPEHGYYSTKAVNLGKQGDFFTSVHLGGDFGELLAEQFVQMWEILGRPKPFTLVEMGAGQGLLAADILNYLQRQYLDFFASLEYVIVEKSPALRQEQQQRLQDFPLRWCNLEDIPPLSITGCFFSNELVDALPVHQFTLEAGQLREIYVTTRKEGERGGVEELGKRGVGDKETKRQGDKDNNSSFPPSPILPISPSPHPLFVEVIGEVSSPKIAEYFDLLGIDFAQSVYADGYRSEINLAAVDWLSIVADRLKRGYVLTIDYGYPANRYYNPRRFSSGDATRSQGTLQCYYQHRHHNNPYINIGRQDITAHVDFTALEKWGDRLILQKVGFTQQGLFLMALGLGLRIANLSHQQQPISQMLQRRDALHQLLDPMGLGGFGVLVQSKGLTEAEISQPLKGLGNGESVIGNR; encoded by the coding sequence ATGGATTCTAATCCAACGTTGTGTAAAATTATCAGCTCGCGCATTGCCTCAAGTCCCCAACGGCGAATTACTTTTGCCGAATATATGGACATAGCGCTGTATCATCCAGAACATGGCTATTATTCCACCAAAGCAGTGAACCTGGGAAAACAAGGTGATTTTTTCACCTCCGTTCACCTTGGTGGTGACTTTGGCGAGTTGCTAGCTGAACAATTTGTCCAAATGTGGGAGATTTTAGGGCGACCAAAACCATTTACTCTAGTAGAAATGGGAGCAGGTCAAGGATTATTAGCAGCAGATATTCTTAACTATTTACAACGGCAATACCTTGACTTTTTTGCCTCATTAGAGTATGTGATTGTAGAGAAGTCTCCCGCCTTAAGACAAGAACAACAGCAACGCTTGCAAGATTTTCCTTTACGCTGGTGCAATTTAGAGGATATACCGCCATTATCAATCACTGGCTGCTTTTTTTCTAATGAGTTAGTGGATGCGTTGCCAGTGCATCAGTTTACCTTAGAAGCAGGGCAGCTGCGAGAAATTTATGTAACAACGCGGAAAGAGGGGGAGAGGGGGGGAGTGGAGGAGTTGGGGAAGCGTGGTGTGGGAGACAAGGAGACAAAAAGACAAGGAGACAAGGACAATAATTCTTCTTTCCCCCCATCCCCCATTCTCCCCATCTCCCCCTCTCCCCATCCCCTATTTGTCGAGGTAATTGGCGAAGTTTCATCACCGAAGATAGCTGAATATTTTGATTTATTAGGAATAGATTTTGCTCAAAGTGTTTATGCAGATGGCTACCGTAGTGAAATTAATTTAGCGGCTGTAGACTGGCTGAGTATAGTGGCAGACCGATTGAAGCGCGGGTATGTGTTAACAATAGATTATGGTTATCCTGCCAATCGTTACTATAACCCCAGGCGATTCTCCTCCGGAGACGCTACGCGATCACAAGGAACTTTACAGTGTTACTATCAGCATCGGCATCATAACAACCCTTATATAAACATTGGACGACAAGACATCACGGCTCATGTTGATTTTACCGCTTTGGAAAAATGGGGCGATCGCCTAATATTGCAAAAAGTCGGTTTTACCCAGCAGGGATTGTTTTTGATGGCATTGGGGTTAGGTTTACGCATCGCTAACCTCTCTCATCAACAGCAACCAATTTCCCAGATGCTGCAACGACGGGATGCACTACACCAGCTTTTAGATCCTATGGGATTGGGTGGTTTTGGTGTCTTAGTTCAAAGCAAAGGACTCACAGAAGCAGAAATTTCTCAACCATTGAAGGGACTGGGGAATGGGGAATCGGTAATCGGTAATCGGTAA
- a CDS encoding permease: protein MNQLNNGFTLFLSLLVEAIPFLLLGVLFSSLLLLFVDERKLVAAMPKNPLLGAFAGSMIGFLFPVCECGNVPVARRLLMQGVPTPVAIGFLLAAPTVNPIVIWATWTAFRDQPEIVVLRVVFSLLIATIIGFVFSFQKDLSPILQPAIARYLKFNPPRKMEPKRRTNRSKLAKEATSSGLLQSGTYFLGGKAGSSIKIDNNLMQTTEPTSTPLKPLKDKLRLLLDNTVQELRELGAVMVIGSAIAATIQVLAPRDLILSLGAGPVSSIATMLILATVVSICSTVDSFFALSFASTFTSGSLLAFLVYGPMIDIKGVGLMLTIFKPRTVFYLFGLAGLLTFLLTLFINLHVI from the coding sequence ATGAATCAACTGAACAATGGTTTCACCCTATTTCTTAGTCTGCTAGTAGAGGCGATACCGTTTTTACTGCTAGGGGTATTGTTCTCCAGTTTGCTGTTATTGTTTGTCGATGAGCGCAAATTGGTGGCGGCAATGCCAAAAAATCCGCTGCTGGGGGCGTTTGCCGGGAGTATGATCGGCTTTTTGTTTCCGGTGTGTGAGTGCGGCAACGTGCCGGTAGCGCGGCGATTGCTGATGCAAGGAGTGCCTACACCCGTGGCAATTGGTTTTTTGCTGGCAGCACCAACTGTTAACCCGATTGTGATTTGGGCAACTTGGACAGCGTTTCGAGATCAACCAGAAATAGTGGTCTTACGAGTGGTGTTTTCGCTATTAATCGCCACGATAATCGGGTTTGTCTTTAGTTTTCAAAAGGATTTGAGTCCGATTTTGCAACCTGCGATCGCTCGTTATCTGAAGTTTAACCCACCACGCAAAATGGAACCGAAACGGCGAACTAATCGTTCAAAGCTTGCAAAAGAAGCAACTTCCTCTGGTTTATTACAGTCAGGGACTTATTTTTTAGGAGGAAAAGCCGGTTCAAGCATTAAGATAGATAATAATTTAATGCAGACGACTGAGCCAACTTCTACACCCCTAAAACCGCTAAAAGATAAACTGCGGCTATTGCTAGATAATACCGTCCAAGAATTGCGAGAATTAGGCGCAGTCATGGTTATCGGCAGTGCGATCGCCGCAACTATTCAAGTGTTAGCCCCCCGTGACTTAATACTCAGTCTGGGTGCGGGTCCTGTTAGCTCGATCGCTACCATGCTGATATTAGCGACTGTTGTGTCAATTTGTTCCACAGTCGATTCATTCTTTGCCCTGTCTTTTGCCTCCACATTTACCAGTGGTTCTTTATTAGCATTCCTCGTATATGGTCCGATGATTGACATTAAAGGCGTTGGTTTGATGTTGACAATTTTCAAGCCACGAACTGTATTTTACTTATTTGGCTTGGCAGGGCTATTGACATTTTTACTTACACTTTTCATCAATTTGCACGTAATTTAA
- a CDS encoding SGNH/GDSL hydrolase family protein: MRKKILLLAILAVFSFIMTTFAPSLSSVEKINQLYIFGDSLSDTGNIYRATGGVYPSSPPYFQGRYSNGLVWVEYLASGLKLTAKQSTNFAFGGATTGSSGMNGIPGLLAQVNNFTSSHPDINPNALYVLWAGANDYLYGSSNSTIPIENLSRAIELLSTAGAKKILVANIPDLGKLPATRYTANSNSLSESAIAHNQSLAKSFEVLNDKLGHDTQIIQLDVNSLYRQAITEPAKFGFTNVTNACLNNVAVCDHPDKFLFWDGIHPTTAGHRILAEVALKALKN, encoded by the coding sequence ATGAGAAAAAAGATTCTTCTATTAGCAATTCTGGCTGTTTTCTCTTTTATTATGACTACATTTGCCCCCTCACTTTCCAGCGTTGAGAAAATAAATCAACTTTATATTTTTGGTGATAGCCTTTCGGATACAGGCAATATATACCGCGCTACCGGAGGTGTATATCCCTCTAGCCCTCCCTATTTTCAAGGACGTTATTCTAATGGTTTAGTCTGGGTAGAATATCTTGCCTCTGGGCTGAAGTTAACTGCCAAACAAAGCACTAACTTTGCTTTTGGTGGTGCAACGACGGGAAGCAGCGGGATGAATGGAATACCGGGATTGTTAGCGCAAGTTAATAATTTTACTTCATCTCATCCGGATATAAATCCAAATGCGCTTTATGTTCTGTGGGCTGGTGCTAATGATTATCTTTATGGTAGTAGCAATTCAACGATACCAATCGAGAATTTATCTAGAGCAATTGAGTTACTCTCTACAGCTGGTGCGAAAAAAATTCTCGTTGCTAATATACCTGATTTAGGAAAGCTTCCAGCCACACGTTACACAGCAAACTCTAATAGCCTTAGTGAAAGCGCGATCGCTCACAATCAAAGTTTGGCTAAGTCTTTTGAAGTGCTAAACGATAAGTTAGGTCATGACACCCAAATTATCCAACTTGACGTGAATTCATTATACCGCCAAGCAATTACCGAGCCAGCCAAATTTGGTTTCACAAATGTAACCAACGCTTGTCTAAATAATGTTGCTGTCTGCGATCATCCAGACAAATTTTTATTCTGGGATGGCATTCATCCAACAACTGCCGGTCATCGGATATTGGCAGAAGTAGCTTTAAAAGCACTTAAAAATTAG
- a CDS encoding cytochrome c biogenesis CcdA family protein: MAISTLSTAGLALLGGFLTVMSPCVLPILPVLVGRSLQSHKYGPVALVVGLVSGFAVAGSLLGVTASWLTFLSSGLRNLAIFLLLFMGILAIFPKWSYRLFSYIKIGKSTRKPGQIGLKGEFWLGTQLGLLWTPCAGPVLGSILVLAAVKHQIIDAFVLLVVYGIGAALPMIALAYGSRRLSEKLLKKMRSHSMILQRVGGVIIAVSAIAILLGWDVQVQLWLAPFFPRLPL, encoded by the coding sequence GTGGCTATTTCTACTTTATCTACGGCGGGTTTGGCACTGCTGGGGGGATTTTTAACAGTAATGTCACCGTGTGTTCTACCTATTCTACCAGTGTTAGTGGGTCGATCGCTTCAGTCTCATAAATATGGTCCGGTGGCTTTGGTTGTAGGCTTGGTAAGTGGATTTGCTGTAGCCGGCAGTCTTTTGGGAGTGACGGCAAGCTGGTTGACTTTCTTATCTAGTGGGTTAAGAAATTTAGCGATTTTCCTGCTTTTATTCATGGGGATTCTCGCAATTTTTCCTAAGTGGAGTTACCGTTTATTCAGTTATATAAAAATAGGTAAAAGTACCAGAAAGCCTGGGCAGATAGGATTAAAGGGAGAGTTTTGGCTGGGAACTCAACTAGGCTTGTTGTGGACGCCTTGTGCAGGACCTGTTTTAGGAAGTATTTTAGTTTTGGCGGCGGTTAAACATCAAATTATAGATGCCTTTGTTTTGCTGGTTGTCTATGGAATAGGGGCAGCATTACCAATGATTGCACTGGCTTACGGAAGTCGTCGTTTGAGTGAAAAGCTGCTGAAGAAGATGCGATCGCATAGTATGATTTTGCAAAGAGTCGGCGGAGTCATAATCGCCGTTAGTGCGATCGCTATTCTCTTAGGTTGGGACGTACAAGTGCAACTTTGGCTAGCTCCATTTTTTCCCCGTTTACCACTTTAA